The Pseudomonas sp. FP2309 genomic sequence TGCTCCAGCGTCCATGGCCGAAAGCAAATCACGTTGCAATTATTGGGGTAAGCGAACAGCTGGGTGACACGTTGCGTGCTGCCCAGCGGCACCTCGAGGTCGGCCTGTACGACCGCGCTGGTCATCAGCGCGGCCAGGGCCAGGGACAGCTTGGTCGGTTTGAACATAGTTAATTCCTTGTCAGCGAAAGCCCGTCTGCGCGGGTTGAAAGCCACTGGCACACAGTAGCGGTTGACCAGGAAAAACGCGTGCGAAATCGCCAGGCATGTCGCTATTGGATAAGCGTCCTACACGTTGAACTGCAATGCATTGCTCAAATCGCCCATGGGTTGCTGGCCGCGGGCGATCATCGCGTCATCGCGCTGCTTGAGGCCGTCCAGGGTTTCAAGCTGAAAGACTCGGGTGATAAAGCGCAGGATCGACGCGGTGTCATACACCGTGTGGTCCACCATGCCTTTGCGCACAAACGGCGACACCACCAGCGCAGGCACGCGCGAACCTGGGCCCCAGCGATCACCTTTAGGGGGCGCTACGTGGTCCCACCAACCGCCGTTTTCGTCGACCGTGACCAGCACCACCATATTTTTCCATTGCGGGCTTTCTTGCAGCACCTTCAAGGCGCGGGCGATGTGGCGATCGCCCGAGGCCACATCGGCATAACCGGCGTGCATGTTCAGGTTGCCCTGAGGCTTGTAGAAGGTCACGGCCGGCAACTTGCCCGCCTGGGCATCGGCAAAGAATTTATTGGTGCTGGACTCATCGCCCAAGCCGCCATCACGCAAGCGTTTGTCGCGCTCCGTGCGGTTCTCGGGACCCTGTTGCTTGAAGTAATTGAACGGCTGGTGGTGGTACTGGAAGTTCGGGATCTTTGGGATGCCGCCCGAGTCCTTGAACTGCTCCAGCGTCGCCTGCCAGGCGCCGGCGTACCAGGCCCAGTCGACGTTTTTCTTCGACAGCTTGTCGCCGATGTGTTCGTGGGTCTGCGGCACCAGCACGTTGGGCAGGTCGGCCTTGGCGTAATCCGGGTTTTGCGGGTCGCGGATCCAGGTCGGCCAGTAGGGCGGGGCCAGGGTGTTTACGGCGTAACCGTCCGGGGTCAGCGCGCTGGGGCCGAACTGCGGTGGGCCGCTCATGGCGCTGGCCGGGGATGTGCCCAGGGGCTTGAGGCGTGTGTCGGTCGGGTCATCGCTTTGCAGCGTGGCGATCTGCGCCTTGGCCACTGACTGCGCGGCATTCGGATACACCGGCGCGGTGGCGCTGATCAGGTATTGATGGTTAAGAAACGAGCCGCCGAACGCACCCTGAAAGAAGTTATCGCAGAGCACGAATTCCTTGGCCACGTCCCACAGGCGCAGGGCATAGCGGCTCTGGGCGTAATGCCCCATCACCAAGCCACCGGCGTCCGCCCAGGCGACAAAACCGTCGTTCTTGCCGCCATTGATCTGCATTTGGTTCTGATAGAACACGTGCCACAGGTCACGGGTGACCAGACTCAGAGGCAGGTCTTCGCCATTCGGGCCTTTGAGGGCGTAGGGGGCGTTGGGCAAGTTGTCTTGAAATTGCACTTCGCTGGCGTAGGTCACGCCATCCACCGTTTGCGGGCCGACTTGCAGCACGCCGCCCCAGGCCGGCGGCAGGGCTGGCAAGACGCTGCCATCGCGGTCGCGTTGCTGAGTCTCGGCAGCGGACAACGCCGACAGCGGTTTCTCGACGCCCGGAAAGTCTGCAAACAAATTGTTGAAGCTGCGGTTCTCGGCGTAGATCACCACCACGGTTTTCACCTGGTCGCGCAAGGCTTTATCCAGCTCTTGCGGGGTGAGTGCCCGCGGCTCCGGTTTGCCCGGCGTCTGGCTGGGATTGCCGCAAGCGCTTAACGTCGCGCCCACCCCCAGCACCGCCGCGCCGCCCAGGAAGCGCCGGCGGCTGCTGTCTACCGGTGGCGGGGTGATGGAGTCGGCGGAAGGGCGGTCTTCGGGCTTATCACTCATTGCGGCGGAGTCCTTGGCGATATGTTGCAAGATATTTCGCAGGACGGTAGCAATGCAATGTGACGGAATTAAGGCAGCCGCAGGTCGCAAGCTTCAAGCGGCACGCTTGAAGCCGACACCCTGCGGCTTTTCGCTGCTTCTAAGGCATCACGGGCGGTAGGTACTTCAGCGTCGTCCCCAGTGCCCACAACAAAAACAGCACCAGCGGCGTGTGCACCAGCAACTGCACAAACGAGAAGCCGATCAGGTCCCGTGCCTTGAGCCCCAACACTCCCAGCAACGGCAGCATATAGAACGGGTTGATCAGGTTGGGCAGTGCCTCGGCTGCGTTGTAGATCTGCACCGACCAGCCCAGGTGGTATTGCAGGTCGTTGGCCACCTGCATCACGTAAGGCGCCTCGATGATCCACTTGCCGCCGCCCGACGGGATAAAGAAGCCCAGCACCGCTGAGTACACCCCCATCAGCAACGCGTAGGTGTCATGGGAGGCGATGGAGGTGAAGAAGGTCGAGATATGGTGCGCCAGGGTCTGGCCGTCGCCGCCCTTGACCACGGTCATCAGCGCGGCGATCGAGCCGTACAGCGGGAACTGGATCAGCACGCCGGTGGTGGTGGGCACCGCGCGGGCCACGGCATCCAGGAAACTGCGCGGGCGCCAGTGCAGCAGCGCGCCGACCATGATGAACAGGAAGTTATAGGTATTGAGCCCCGAGATGGCGCTGATCGCCGGCTTGGTCGAGAACTCATGGAACAGCCAGCCGGCCGCCAGCAGCGCCAACAAAATCGTCAGCAACGGGCTGTGCTCCAGCCATTCTCCAGGGCGGCTCGGTGCTTGCAGTTTTGGCAGGTTGAAGGCCGGATCGACCCCGCAGGCCTTGGCATCACGCGCGCTGTTGGGGCCGGGCGCGGTGGCATAGGCGATAATCAGCGACACCACGATCAGCGCCAGCAACAGCACGCCTGATTGCCACAGGAAGATGGTTTCGGTAAACGG encodes the following:
- the acpA gene encoding acid phosphatase — translated: MSDKPEDRPSADSITPPPVDSSRRRFLGGAAVLGVGATLSACGNPSQTPGKPEPRALTPQELDKALRDQVKTVVVIYAENRSFNNLFADFPGVEKPLSALSAAETQQRDRDGSVLPALPPAWGGVLQVGPQTVDGVTYASEVQFQDNLPNAPYALKGPNGEDLPLSLVTRDLWHVFYQNQMQINGGKNDGFVAWADAGGLVMGHYAQSRYALRLWDVAKEFVLCDNFFQGAFGGSFLNHQYLISATAPVYPNAAQSVAKAQIATLQSDDPTDTRLKPLGTSPASAMSGPPQFGPSALTPDGYAVNTLAPPYWPTWIRDPQNPDYAKADLPNVLVPQTHEHIGDKLSKKNVDWAWYAGAWQATLEQFKDSGGIPKIPNFQYHHQPFNYFKQQGPENRTERDKRLRDGGLGDESSTNKFFADAQAGKLPAVTFYKPQGNLNMHAGYADVASGDRHIARALKVLQESPQWKNMVVLVTVDENGGWWDHVAPPKGDRWGPGSRVPALVVSPFVRKGMVDHTVYDTASILRFITRVFQLETLDGLKQRDDAMIARGQQPMGDLSNALQFNV
- a CDS encoding short-chain fatty acid transporter is translated as MADAIEESRYARFALRCSNFAERWFPDSWVFAALAVIIVAVATLGMGAAPTEAAKAFGDGFWSLIPFTMQMAFVVIGGYVVASSPPAVRLIDRLARIPKNGRSAVAWVALISMVASLLNWGLSLVFGGLLVRALARRTDLRMDYRAAGAAAYLGLGAVWALGLSSSAAQLQANPASLPASILSITGMIPFTETIFLWQSGVLLLALIVVSLIIAYATAPGPNSARDAKACGVDPAFNLPKLQAPSRPGEWLEHSPLLTILLALLAAGWLFHEFSTKPAISAISGLNTYNFLFIMVGALLHWRPRSFLDAVARAVPTTTGVLIQFPLYGSIAALMTVVKGGDGQTLAHHISTFFTSIASHDTYALLMGVYSAVLGFFIPSGGGKWIIEAPYVMQVANDLQYHLGWSVQIYNAAEALPNLINPFYMLPLLGVLGLKARDLIGFSFVQLLVHTPLVLFLLWALGTTLKYLPPVMP